Proteins encoded by one window of Chroicocephalus ridibundus unplaced genomic scaffold, bChrRid1.1 SCAFFOLD_308, whole genome shotgun sequence:
- the LOC134509133 gene encoding olfactory receptor 14J1-like — MSNGSSITQFLLLAFADTRELQLLHFGLFLGIYLAALLANSLIITAIACDQRLHTPMYFFLLSLALLDLGCISTTVPKSMANSLWDNRAISYWGCVAQVFFFFFCAAAEFSLLTVMSYDRYVAICKPLHYGTLMGSRACVHMAAAAWGSGFLNALLHTASTFSLPLCQGNAVDQFFCEIPQILKLSCSDTCLREFQLLVFSAFAFLACFVFIVLSYVQIFRAVLRIPSEQGQHKAFSTCLPHLAVVSLFVSTAMFAYLKPPSISSPVLDLVVAVLYSVVPPALNPLIYSMRNQELKDAVWKLVTR, encoded by the coding sequence atgtccaacggcagctccatcacccagttcctcctcctggcattcgcagacacacgggagctgcagctcttgcacttcgggctcttcctgggcatctacctggctgccctcctggccaacagcctcatcatcaccgccatcgcctgtgaccagcgcctccacacccccatgtacttcttcctcctcagcctcgccctcctcgaccttggctgcatctccaccactgtccccaaatctATGGCGAATTCCCTATGGGAcaacagggccatctcctactggggatgtgtagcacaggtcttttttttctttttctgtgctgcagcagagttttctcttctcactgtcatgtcctatgaccgctacgttgccatctgcaaacccctgcactacgggaccctgatgggcagcagagcttgtgtccacatggcagcagctgcctggggcagtgggtttctcaatgctctgctgcacacggccagtacattttccctgcccctctgccagggcaatgctgtggaccagttcttctgtgagatcccccagatcctcaagctctcctgctcagacacCTGCCTCAGGGAATTTCAGCTTCTCGTGTTTAGTGCTTTTGCCTTTTTGGCATGTTTcgttttcatcgtgctgtcctatgtgcagatcttcagggccgtgctgaggatcccctctgagcaggggcagcacaaagccttttccacgtgcctccctcacctggccgtggtctccctgtttgtcagcactgccatgtttgcctacctgaaacccccctccatctcctccccagttctcgatctggtggtggcagtgctgtactcagtggtgcctccagcactgaaccccctcatctacagcatgaggaaccaggagctcaaggatgcagTCTGGAAATTGgtgaccagatga